Proteins found in one Pseudorasbora parva isolate DD20220531a chromosome 11, ASM2467924v1, whole genome shotgun sequence genomic segment:
- the sash3 gene encoding SAM and SH3 domain-containing protein 3, producing MLRRKPSNASEKEQAQVQKKKLSLQRSSSFKDFMKPKPSSPAVSPDATLDETHFDGAPPEDSGKSNGKLGKKWRNVISRTMTRKTSKMVQKALAEEGNESGEDGSMSPMSPNDWIPDLAAGNRTSVCSNSSEDTIHSTLSRQLSGCSDRQSLDSGFSQRDSMRLEDSSYTGPFCGRALVHTDFTPSPYDMESLKLQKGDIIQIIEKPPVGTWTGKLNNKVGSFKFIYVTILPEEDTPPKRKRCHSHGHQKAKPKTLEEVLERIGLTELGSLLSMHGFQSLEDFTGLKESHLNELNITDPEQRVKILKATDLLLESEDESDTEEKKTEMPRDSGCYESTENLANGREEAQVESQPEPETDPDTETKLNAVQDQLEGMKVEESPENQTE from the exons CTGTCTCTGCAAAGATCCAGCAGCTTCAAAGACTTCATGAAACCAAAGCCATCATCACCTGCAGTGAGCCCTGACGCTACCTTGGATGAAACT CATTTCGATGGCGCACCACCAGAGGATTCGGGGAAAAGTAACGGAAAACTTGGAAAGAAATGGAGAAATGTCATATCTCGCACAATGACCCGTAAAACGTCCAAAATGGTGCAAAAAGCCCTTGCGGAGGAGGGG AATGAGAGTGGGGAGGACGGCTCAATGTCTCCCATGTCTCCAAATGACTGGATCCCAGATCTCGCTGCCGGGAACAGAACATCTGTGTGCTCCAACAGCTCAGAGGACACGATACACAGCACTCTCTCACGCCAGCTCTCTGGAT GTTCTGACAGACAGAGTCTGGATAGTGGATTTAGCCAGAGAGACAGTATGAGACTGGAGGACAGCAGCTACACAGGGCCCTTCTGCGGCAGAGCCCTCGTCCACACTGACTTCACACCCAGCCCGTATGACATGGAATCTCTCAAACTACAG AAAGGAGACATCATCCAGATTATTGAGAAGCCACCAGTAGGCACTTGGACTGGGAAACTCAATAACAAAGTGGGCTCCTTTAAATTCATCTACGTCACAATACTACCAGAGGAGGACACACCACCAAAGAGGAAACGATGCCACAGTCACGGACACCAGAAAGCCAAACCAAAAACCTTGGAGGAAGTTCTGGAGAGAATAGGCCTTACT GAGCTGGGATCTCTCTTGTCCATGCATGGCTTCCAGAGCTTGGAGGACTTCACCGGCCTGAAGGAGTCTCACCTGAACGAGCTGAACATTACAGACCCTGAGCAACGTGTAAAGATATTGAAAGCAACAGATCTGCTTCTTGAAT CGGAAGATGAATCCGATACCGAGGAGAAAAAGACTGAAATGCCACGAGACTCGGGTTGTTACGAGAGCACAGAGAATCTGGCAAATGGACGTGAGGAGGCCCAGGTGGAATCCCAACCGGAGCCAGAAACAGATCCGGATACAGAAACAAAGCTCAATGCTGTTCAGGACCAACTGGAGGGGATGAAGGTGGAGGAAAGTCCTGAAAATCAAACAGAGTGA